Proteins encoded together in one Penicillium digitatum chromosome 1, complete sequence window:
- a CDS encoding Actin cortical patch SUR7/pH-response regulator PalI, whose product MGLSRATLGFTGLFFMAASILLIFLTLLGGARNSNPLNRIYFLEADTGNIPGAPSTSRWTFWNLCGVKDGKNDCGDTHVDFPFDPPSHRNFNTTDNVPHQFIGTNHYFLMSRFMFPFLIIGLFFAVCSFFTGMLAICTRVASYLSGFLAWIALTFQVITTCLMTAVFVQGRHAFKSNGQGAHLGVKAYAFMWTASVCQFLSCLMYCLGGAVGRKDTSSGYSGRKERRRGFFTSQRSNSVKSQKKEGTNYA is encoded by the exons ATGGGTCTCAGCA GAGCAACATTAGGCTTCACAGGCCTGTTTTTCATGGCAGCGTCGATATTGCTGATCTTCCTCACGCTGTTGGGAGGTGCGCGCAACAGCAACCCCCTCAACCGAATTTACTTCCTCGAGGCGGATACGGGAAATATCCCAGGCGCTCCATCAACCTCGCGTTGGACATTCTGGAACCTCTGCGGAGTGAAGGACGGTAAGAATGACTGTGGAGATACCCATGTGGATTTCCCATTCGACCCTCCAAGCCACCGAAACTTCAACACGACCGACAATGTTCCTCATCAGTTCATCGG AACGAACCACTATTTCTTGATGTCACGGTTCATGTTCCCCTTCCTCATCATCGGTTTGTTCTTCGCCGTGTGCTCTTTCTTCACTGGTATGCTGGCCATCTGCACCCGCGTTGCCAGCTACCTCTCCGGTTTCCTGGCCTGGATCGCTCTGACTTTCCAGGTTATCACGACCTGTCTCATGAC CGCTGTCTTTGTCCAGGGCCGCCACGCGTTCAAGAGTAATGGCCAGGGCGCACACTTGGGCGTCAAGGCATATGCCTTCATGTGGACCGCATCTGTCTGCCAGTTCCTTTCTTGCTTGATGTACTGCCTTGGCGGTGCTGTCGGCCGGAAAGATACTAGCAGCGGGTACAGTGGACGCAAGGAGCGCCGCCGTGGTTTCTTCACCTCGCAGCGCTCAAATAGCGTGAAAAGTCAGAAGAAGGAGGGCACAAACTACGCCTAA
- a CDS encoding UDP-glucose:glycoprotein glucosyltransferase, putative produces the protein MRVSGRSHISWRWCAAVGVLLPSWIVNASPAVNVALQASFDSAPYLVELLESAAEENSSSYFPLLDRIADGTFEDLTTEKELYDRFLTVLKDDGHIRTPESLSSFQLSLSIRSSAPRIEAHFQFYNTSVEQSLMVAQDAVCPVWVHSEGKQYCSSAMERAQQDIVGEIDPRELPFDRVLGDLSLPPAILYADVASPMFRDFHETLSDMAKQGQISYRVRYRPPQHWISRPLFVSGYGVELALKRTDYIVIDDRDAEQLEEKGAKSLPTDPDETKEDAPSDLRPLSSSEVTRLGLNSAGYVMDSADPFATLIKMSQNFPKYSSIVAAHNYTGEMAQEIRHNRLNMLPGGYNAMWINGVQMGTQQIDAFSLLEHLRRERKLIEKFRGLGLSADDVVKLLSHRLLTEAQTGGEEQRYDYRDNLEGNQVILWMNNLEKDSRYESWPSDLEAYVTGSYVGQLPPVSRDLHNVIVSMDASNPQHMMLIAGNLNTFIKRGIPVRFGFVPASSSAESIAQLKVAHYLFDAYGIESLLQYFEEHASKGKAGFPDKSCFQSATKERDLLDEYEALSLDQVLKSEKYDALVSQTAAYQRRLNLTSDAPQFLVNGIPVSREGNWMQGMSMQIGRDLKLVQQGILQGIFEEDAWLPKYFLAGAFERRNTFLMPEDPKSVQIVDIASILPSDKDVLSKIPHVLSDKGALESAHVIVVGDFESEAGMKLLTEALNLRKKNSDVEILMLHNAASDVEDNVPKNLVTLYLSLAKGDTIDQVLAKIVSGDLEPEAQEISPLQALHQNLAKELGFNPGTEGLVVNGRAVSPIGEEHPLSVEDMSQLIAYERVKRLDSVAAAVGELGLADKISNPLDFAKLTSLVALSTVPDVPEGIFENTPDFRIDVPGKWRAEHSVITVSNSDDPTIHVTVSLDPASEVAQRWLPILKVLSELSSVHLKIFLNPKDELTELPVKRFYRYVLESEPSFTDKGALARPQASFTGVPVDALLTLGMDVPSSWLVAPSESVYDLDNIKLSSVKSGTDVDAIYALEHILIEGHSHDLTTKSPPRGVQLILGTENNHHFADTIIMANLGYFQFKAQPGLWQINLKPGRSEKIFRIDSVGGLGYRPQAGDENNEVALLSFHGRTLFPRLSRKPGQEGEDVLETGVHPGSKMDYFSKGLNFASGVLSSVGVGSKSGGEQHADINIFSVASGHLYERMLNIMMVSVMRHTKHTVKFWFIEQFLSPSFRAFLPSLAREYGFSYEMVTYKWPHWLRAQKEKQREIWGYKMLFLDVLFPLSLEKVIFVDADQIVRTDMHELVTHDLQGAPYGFTPMGDSRTEMEGFRFWKQGYWSTFLRGKPYHISALYVVDLNRFRALAAGDRLRGQYQMLSSDPNSLSNLDQDLPNHMQHHIPIHSLPKEWLWCETWCSDEDLDVAKTIDLCNNPLTKEPKLDRARRQVPEWTVYDDEIAALASRIASEQAAAGVEFVQTGEDRKDEL, from the exons ATGAGGGTCTCTGGGAGATCGCACATTTCCTGGCGGTGGTGCGCCGCCGTCGGAGTTCTATTGCCAAGCTGGATTGTAAATGCTAGCCCAGCTGTGAACGTGGCGCTCCAGGCCTCCTTTGACTCGGCCCCATACCTCGTCGAGCTCCT GGAGTCGGCCGCCGAGGAAAACTCCTCATCCTATTTTCCTTTGTTGGATCGCATCGCCGACGGGACGTTTGAGGACCTTACAACCGAGAAGGAGCTCTACGACCGCTTCTTGACAGTTTTGAAAGATGATGGTCATATACGGACTCCAGAGAGTCTTTCATCGTTCCAATTATCGCTTTCGATCCGATCATCGGCGCCTCGTATTGAGGCGCACTTCCAGTTCTATAATACCTCGGTTGAGCAGTCCTTGATGGTGGCCCAAGATGCGGTATGTCCCGTATGGGTTCACTCGGAGGGAAAGCAGTATTGCTCTTCTGCTATGGAACGCGCACAGCAGGATATCGTGGGAGAAAT AGATCCTAGAGAGCTACCATTTGATCGAGTCCTGGGAGATTTATCGCTCCCTCCCGCTATTCTGTACGCAGATGTCGCCTCTCCAATGTTCAGAGATTTCCATGAAACCTTGAGCGATATGGCAAAACAGGGACAGATCTCGTACCGTGTGCGATATCGGCCTCCCCAACATTGGATCTCCCGTCCCTTGTTTGTGTCTGGATACGGCGTGGAGCTTGCTTTGAAGCGAACGGACTACATTGTTATTGATGACCGTGATGCGGAGCAGCTCGAAGAAAAGGGCGCCAAAAGTCTTCCAACTGACCCGGATGAGACCAAGGAAGATGCTCCCAGTGACCTCCGACCTCTGTCTTCCTCTGAAGTGACCCGTCTAGGCTTGAACTCTGCGGGCTACGTTATGGACAGCGCGGATCCTTTCGCAACATTGATCAAGATGTCCCAAAATTTCCCCAAGTATTCATCGATAGTAGCTGCCCACAACTATACCGGGGAAATGGCGCAAGAGATCCGCCATAACCGGTTAAATATGCTCCCCGGTGGTTACAATGCCATGTGGATCAACGGTGTGCAAATGGGCACCCAGCAAATTGACGCATTCTCACTTCTAGAACATTTGCGTCGAGAGAGGAAATTGATTGAGAAATTCCGCGGCCTGGGTCTCTCTGCGGATGATGTCGTGAAGCTACTGTCACATCGCCTCCTCACTGAAGCCCAAACTGGTGGCGAGGAACAACGGTATGACTATCGGGATAATCTAGAAGGGAACCAGGTTATTCTTTGGATGAACAATCTGGAGAAGGACTCTAGATACGAGTCCTGGCCTAGTGATCTTGAGGCA TACGTCACTGGTTCTTACGTGGGACAATTGCCCCCAGTGAGCCGAGATCTGCACAACGTCATCGTGTCTATGGATGCGTCTAACCCGCAGCACATGATGCTTATTGCTGGGAACCTGAACACCTTCATCAAGCGAGGAATTCCTGTGAGATTCGGCTTCGTACCTGCCAGCTCGTCGGCAGAGTCCATTGCGCAGCTGAAGGTAGCGCATTACCTATTCGATGCCTATGGAATTGAGTCTCTTCTGCAATATTTCGAAGAGCACGCCTCAAAAGGCAAAGCCGGCTTCCCAGACAAGTCGTGCTTCCAGTCTGCGACTAAAGAACGCGATCTCCTTGACGAATATGAAGCTCTGTCTCTTGATCAGGTCTTGAAGAGCGAGAAATATGATGCTCTGGTGTCCCAAACGGCTGCTTACCAGCGTCGGTTGAATCTTACCAGCGATGCACCTCAATTTTTAGTAAACGGTATCCCTGTTTCCCGAGAAGGCAACTGGATGCAGGGAATGAGCATGCAGATCGGCAGGGACTTGAAATTGGTCCAGCAAGGCATTTTACAGGGAATTTTTGAGGAGGACGCATGGCTTCCAAAGTACTTCCTGGCTGGCGCATTCGAGAGACGCAACACCTTCCTCATGCCCGAGGATCCCAAGAGTGTACAGATTGTGGACATCGCTAGCATACTTCCATCGGATAAAGATGTGTTGAGCAAGATTCCTCACGTTCTCTCCGACAAGGGAGCTTTAGAGAGCGCTCATGTGATAGTTGTGGGCGATTTTGAGTCAGAGGCAGGTATGAAACTACTGACCGAAGCTCTCAATCTTCGAAAGAAGAATAGCGATGTGGAGATTCTGATGCTGCACAACGCGGCATCGGACGTCGAGGACAATGTCCCCAAGAACCTCGTAACTCTCTATCTTTCTCTTGCGAAGGGAGATACTATCGACCAAGTGCTGGCCAAGATTGTATCTGGTGATCTTGAGCCTGAAGCTCAGGAGATCTCTCCCCTTCAAGCTTTGCACCAAAATCTGGCGAAAGAACTTGGATTCAATCCTGGCACTGAGGGACTTGTTGTCAATGGGAGGGCAGTCAGCCCTATTGGGGAGGAACATCCGTTAAGCGTGGAAGATATGAGCCAACTGATTGCCTACGAAAGGGTGAAACGCCTCGATTCTGTTGCTGCGGCTGTTGGCGAACTCGGACTCGCCGATAAGATCTCCAACCCGCTCGATTTTGCCAAATTAACCTCGCTTGTGGCTCTTTCAACCGTCCCGGATGTCCCCGAAGGCATTTTCGAAAATACCCCTGATTTCAGAATAGACGTGCCCGGTAAGTGGAGGGCAGAGCACTCTGTAATCACGGTTTCTAATTCCGACGATCCCACGATCCACGTTACTGTTAGCCTTGACCCGGCATCTGAGGTTGCTCAGCGATGGTTGCCGATTCTGAAGGTTCTCTCTGAACTATCCAGCGTTCATCTGAAGATTTTCTTGAACCCGAAGGACGAGCTCACGGAGCTGCCGGTCAAGCGGTTCTACCGCTATGTTTTGGAATCAGAGCCATCTTTCACTGACAAGGGAGCTCTGGCTCGGCCGCAGGCGTCCTTCACTGGCGTGCCAGTCGATGCACTACTTACCCTGGGCATGGACGTACCGTCGTCTTGGCTCGTAGCACCCAGCGAATCAGTCTATGACCTGGACAACATCAAGCTGAGCTCGGTCAAGTCTGGTACTGACGTTGACGCTATCTACGCGCTCGAGCACATTCTGATCGAGGGCCACTCTCATGATCTTACAACAAAGTCTCCCCCCAGAGGTGTCCAACTTATTTTGGGCACGGAGAACAACCACCATTTCGCCGATACTATCATCATGGCTAATCTGGGATATTTCCAGTTCAAGGCACAGCCAGGCTTGTGGCAGATTAACTTGAAGCCCGGCCGCAGCGAGAAAATCTTCAGGATCGATAGCGTCGGTGGTCTAGGATACCGCCCGCAGGCCGGGGACGAAAACAACGAGGTTGCTCTGCTGTCCTTCCATGGTCGGACGCTATTCCCTCGACTATCGCGCAAGCCAGGCCAAGAGGGGGAAGATGTCCTCGAGACAGGAGTCCATCCAGGCTCAAAGATGGACTATTTCTCCAAAGGACTCAACTTTGCATCCGGCGTCCTCTCCAGTGTTGGTGTCGGGTCCAAGAGCGGAGGCGAACAGCACGCCGACATCAACATATTCTCAGTAGCAAGCGGACACCTCTACGAGCGCATGTTGAACATAATGATGGTCTCGGTGATGCGACACACCAAACACACCGTCAAATTTTGGTTCATCGAACAATTCCTCTCACCCTCCTTCCGCGCCTTCCTCCCTTCCCTCGCCCGCGAATACGGTTTCTCCTACGAGATGGTAACATACAAATGGCCGCACTGGCTGCGCGCCCAGAAGGAAAAGCAACGCGAGATCTGGGGTTACAAGATGCTCTTCCTGGATGTGCTCTTCCCCCTCTCCCTGGAAAaagtcatcttcgtcgacgCGGATCAGATCGTCCGCACAGACATGCATGAGCTAGTCACTCACGACCTTCAAGGTGCGCCGTATGGCTTCACACCCATGGGCGACTCTCGAACCGAAATGGAAGGCTTCCGATTCTGGAAACAGGGCTACTGGTCCACCTTCCTCCGCGGCAAGCCCTACCACATCTCGGCGCTGTATGTCGTCGACTTGAACCGCTTCCGCGCGCTTGCTGCCGGCGACCGTCTGCGCGGCCAATACCAGATGCTCTCGTCGGATCCGAACAGTCTAAGCAACCTTGACCAGGATCTGCCTAACCATATGCAACACCACATTCCCATCCATAGTCTGCCGAAGGAGTGGCTTTGGTGTGAGACTTGGTGTTCCGATGAAGATTTGGATGTCGCAAAGACCATTGACCTTTGTAATAACCCTCTTACCAAGGAGCCTAAGCTAGATAGGGCTAGGAGGCAAGTTCCTGAGTGGACGGtctatgatgatgagatcGCGGCCTTGGCGAGTCGCATTGCTAGCGAGCAGGCTGCCGCTGGGGTTGAGTTTGTGCAGACTGGCGAAGACCGCAAAGATGAATTATAG
- a CDS encoding Exosome complex RNA-binding protein 1/RRP40/RRP4 codes for MGNTSSQPEPFPEIPEDFGDIVPETPNSSMVDGRKHKKKKHLSSATKVSSPAIAEANGTKRFAELDSNMSNPSKRKRESEPERKRKSKKHRKSEKFVAESASPENNASPSASAIQIPPTPSQPTSSKIKPKSKSSTKKVRKQNGEDLTTPVSSIPESTPELTAAEEPLAVKQLAATKQPQALDSPNPEGSTTPGFRAKRVRGSRTREKDNLKIGFYTPDEVRKIEAYKLNFCTMHGIASAKFDEMVQHSERGANGEFPLSSDIISKSNFWNEIYALVPDRDRRSVYRFMRRHFQTSAQKAHDWSKEQEDELIELHTKYGPKWTFIGKLIGRSDDDVTQRWKNKLEHQGTMNQGAWLEEETRLFLSVVESTWLTMKPLLADNSGKDMYELDERLIVWGNVSKEMGYMRSRQQCADKWRKIVKQVMMMRANGHPGAVFDPKLAAKKSAIWNRRLEAQRKSSQFVNEDSDEDETTKTTNPKLKLSGEVAPSTIANANFESDEGELELPEPSKKAKKSKSKRKHNENPASGPIKEAPLSPATPKKSKEERKREKMERRKKGEQENIEQEAQEDKAARKDRKRKRKEEKKKKKKKQKRLEEEERLAAEAANKAPSSDAEAPEPPKRKKSKKQKQSSSDSPAPLDELSHPMVESSLPTASPASRQSGIEQDAVVDETDLDGGDNDSSEVNVKYETDSDEL; via the exons ATGGGAAATACATCGTCTCAGCCTGAACCTTTCCCCGAAATTCCTGAGGATTTTGGAGATATCG TTCCCGAAACTCCGAATTCTTCTATGGTTGATGGGAGGAAacacaagaaaaagaaacatcTCTCTTCAGCAACCAAGGTTTCATCGCCAGCAATTGCGGAAGCCAATGGGACAAAGCGCTTTGCAGAATTAGACTCCAACATGTCGAATCCTTCAAAGCGTAAGCGCGAGTCTGAACCCGAGCGCAAGCGAAAGTCCAAGAAGCATCGCAAATCAGAAAAGTTCGTTGCCGAGTCAGCTTCGCCAGAAAACAACGCATCACCTTCTGCGAGTGCTATTCAAATTCCTCCCACTCCCAGTCAACccacttcgtcaaagatTAAGCCCAAGTCCAAGTCCTCAACGAAGAAGGTCCGCAAGCAGAATGGCGAAGACTTGACAACCCCCGTTTCGTCCATTCCTGAATCCACACCCGAGTTGACAGCTGCAGAAGAACCGCTTGCTGTAAAGCAGCTAGCTGCCACAAAGCAACCCCAAGCGCTTGACTCGCCCAATCCTGAGGGCAGCACCACACCAGGATTCAGGGCCAAGAGAGTTAGAGGCTCACGCACTAGGGAGAAGGACAACTTGAAAATTGGATTTTACACGCCGGATGAAGTGCGAAAAATCGAAGCGTACAAACTTAATTTCTGCACCATGCACGGCATTGCTAGCGCCAAATTCGACGAGATGGTTCAGCATTCTGAGCGTGGCGCAAACGGCGAATTCCCACTATCCTCAGATATCATCTCGAAAAGCAACTTTTGGAACGAGATCTACGCACTGGTTCCAGACCGTGATCGACGATCTGTGTACCGATTCATGCGCCGACACTTCCAAACTTCAGCTCAAAAAGCGCACGATTGGTCAAAGGAACAAGAAGATGAGCTTATTGAGCTCCACACCAAATATGGACCAAAATGGACTTTCATTGGTAAGCTCATTGGACGCAGTGATGACGATGTTACTCAGCGCTGGAAGAACAAGCTCGAGCACCAGGGCACAATGAATCAAGGCGCATGGTTGGAGGAGGAAACCAGGCTTTTCCTTTCTGTTGTAGAATCAACGTGGCTCACTATGAAGCCACTGCTTGCTGATAATTCAGGCAAGGACATGTACGAGCTTGATGAGCGCCTCATTGTGTGGGGTAATGTCAGCAAGGAGATGGGTTACATGCGGTCTCGACAACAATGCGCAGACAAGTGGCGCAAGATTGTGAAGCAGGTCATGATGATGCGGGCCAATGGCCACCCAGGCGCGGTGTTTGATCCCAAACTCGCTGCCAAGAAAAGCGCCATCTGGAACCGGAGACTGGAGGCGCAAAGGAAGAGTTCTCAATTTGTGAATGAGGATtctgatgaagatgaaactACGAAGACTACCAATCCGAAACTAAAGCTCAGTGGGGAGGTAGCACCATCCACCATCGCCAATGCCAATTTCGAATCCGACGAGGGTGAACTTGAGCTGCCCGAGCCTTCTAAAAAGGCTAAGaagtccaagtccaagcGCAAGCACAACGAAAATCCCGCCTCTGGCCCCATCAAGGAAGCCCCATTGTCTCCCGCCACTCCTAAAAAGAGtaaggaagagaggaagcGCGAGAAGATGGAGCGACGAAAGAAGGGGGAACAAGAGAACATTGAGCAAGAAGCCCAGGAAGACAAGGCTGCACGCAAGGACCGGAAGCGGAAGAggaaggaggagaagaagaagaagaagaagaagcaaaagagaCTAGAAGAAGAGGAACGTCTTGCTGCCGAGGCGGCCAACAAGGCACCTAGCAGCGACGCCGAGGCCCCCGAGCCCCCTAAAAGGAAGAAGTCCAAAAAGCAGAAGCAATCTTCTAGTGATAGCCCTGCCCCTTTGGATGAACTCTCTCATCCTATGGTCGAATCATCCCTACCCACCGCATCACCTGCTTCCCGTCAATCTGGCATTGAACAGGATGCCGTCGTTGATGAGACTGACTTGGACGGCGGAGATAACGACAGCAGCGAAGTTAACGTGAAGTACGAGACTGACTCGGATGAGCTGTGA
- a CDS encoding RAVE subunit 2/Rogdi produces the protein MATWAYPPLPAEQINREADTALARELEWLLHSLQDSLASLKEGLQECAALLAAQEPGSTLVLSSLRSESVKGFVTRIGTKVVKGDVQLRLASLPPPRGTPGTRLNLSQSPEAPGLVLQQLVSVRDLVAQSLDIVDVSTWTGDPLNAGFIFSQLHLLLETISEARHMLKGEGDETRGKWWDTSAPENMFDPPLPPHLSFHLSITDSALVLLLRTLEPTALNHTPTVFSSDISLTGFSLRERLFGSRAPTHDEAGCIFQWQGEEVRVKEKVRVESQDPSLMAVMAKLSALEHEVMRCVAALRVLMGDEDTESEAQ, from the exons ATGGCGACCTGGGCATACCCCCCACTGCCCGCAGAGCAGATCAACCGTGAGGCGGACACTGCGCTG GCCCGAGAGCTAGAGTGGCTCTTGCATTCGCTACAAGACTCACTTGCCTCTTTGAAGGAAGGCCTCCAGGAATGCGCTGCTCTCCTAGCTGCCCAAGAACCGGGATCAACCTTAGTGCTGTCGTCGCTACGGTCGGAAAGTGTGAAAGGCTTCGTGACTAGAATCGGCACCAAAGTCGTGAAGGGC GATGTTCAACTTCGTCTTGCATCGCTCCCGCCTCCTCGAGGTACCCCTGGCACCCGATTGAACCTATCTCAGTCCCCCGAAGCCCCGGGGCTGGTACTTCAACAGCTGGTGTCGGTTCGGGATCTCGTGGCTCAGAGTCTGGATATTGTGGATGTGAGCACTTGGACAGGCGATCCTCTCAACGCGGGCTTCATTTTCAGTCAACTACACCTCTTGCTCGAGACGATCAGCGAGGCGCGACACATGTTGAAAGGAGAAGGCGATGAGACGCGGGGCAAGTGGTGGGATACCAGTGCCCCCGAAAAC ATGTTTGACCCTCCGCTTCCGCCGCATCTTTCCTTCCATCTCTCCATCACAGACTCCGCCctggttcttcttcttcgaacTCTAGAGCCTACTGCCCTTAATCATACGCCAACCGTTTTTTCTTCAGATATCTCCCTGACCGGGTTTTCTCTACGAGAACGGCTATTCGGCTCGCGCGCGCCAACTCATGATGAGGCCGGTTGCATTTTTCAATGGCAGGGAGAAGAAGTTCGAGTCAAGGAGAAAGTTCGGGTGGAGAGCCAGGATCCTAGTCTGATGGCCGTCATGGCAAAACTATCGGCTCTTGAGCATGAGGTAATGCGTTGCGTTGCTGCGCTGCGGGTGCTCATGGGCGATGAAGATACGGAGAGCGAGGCGCAGTGA
- a CDS encoding Exosome complex exonuclease Rrp40, putative, which translates to MGVPLVLLPSDEVPQDHLPINNSNPLRLGPGLRILSQPSSKGSNHVLTATQAGLLTTDAKRNTVSLLSFPNRRYIPTVNDFVIAQIHHSSVDFFHCMVTPHTAHALLGQLSFEGASKKTRPMLKQGELVYARVQSVGVGAGAEVEITCVNPATGKADGGLGPLTGGMVFDVSTGMAARLIRASSSSAENTDAIEGLAVLSELGKKLESLGGFEIAVGRNGKVWVDCSNAAESAVKATIAIGRCLQETDQHNLHTHDQKKLVTKILRDMKLVS; encoded by the coding sequence ATGGGTGTCCCGCTTGTTCTATTACCTAGCGACGAGGTACCTCAAGACCATCTTCCTATCAACAACTCCAACCCTCTACGACTAGGCCCCGGCCTCCGCATCCTATCACAGCCCTCTTCAAAGGGGTCCAATCATGTCTTAACAGCAACACAAGCTGGTCTGTTGACGACTGATGCGAAACGAAACACCGTATCGCTTCTTTCTTTCCCGAACCGCCGATACATTCCCACAGTCAACGACTTCGTCATTGCTCAGATCCACCACTCCAGTGTTGATTTCTTCCACTGCATGGTAACCCCACACACGGCTCACGCGCTTTTAGGCCAGCTGTCCTTTGAGGGCGCATCCAAGAAGACAAGGCCGATGTTAAAGCAAGGCGAGCTAGTGTATGCCCGGGTACAATCCGTGGGAGTCGGCGCCGGCGCCGAAGTTGAAATTACCTGTGTCAACCCGGCAACTGGCAAGGCTGATGGAGGATTGGGACCCTTGACAGGTGGAATGGTATTTGATGTTTCGACTGGTATGGCGGCCCGGTTGATTCGGGCAAGCTCCTCCTCTGCTGAGAACACAGATGCAATTGAAGGGTTGGCTGTTCTTTCTGAACTTGGAAAGAAATTGGAGAGCTTGGGAGGATTTGAGATTGCAGTTGGCCGCAATGGGAAGGTGTGGGTGGACTGCTCTAACGCCGCAGAAAGTGCTGTCAAGGCTACTATCGCAATTGGGCGCTGTCTACAGGAGACAGATCAGCACAATCTTCACACCCATGACCAAAAGAAACTAGTGACGAAAATTCTTAGGGATATGAAGCTTGTGTCGTGA
- a CDS encoding Hsp70 chaperone (BiP), putative codes for MGDAANSAPAEAERFAIGISFGNSCSSIARISPEGKAEVIANEEGDRQIPSILSYIDGEEYHGTQAKAQLVRNSANTVAYFRDFVGKEFKSIDPTPCHQSAHPQQQDSTVAFTIRDTESETPNTVTVSEITTRHFKRLRRSASDYLGKDVNAAVITIPTNFTDAQREALVASAKAAGIDVLQLIHEPVAAVMAYDARPEANVADKLVVVADFGGTRSDVAVVASRGGMYTILATAHDYELGGASLDKIIIDHFAKEFMKKHKTDPRENARGLAKLKLECEATRKALSLSSNAQLSIESLVDGVDYGSTINRTRFELLAGKVFSQFTDLIQQVVKKAELDVLDIDEVIFSGGVSHTPKLASLTSNIFSEKTKILAPATSVTAINPSELSARGAAFQASLIQEFEHEDIEQSIHPMVTVTPHLTKAIGVEFTSQTEATFQPLLGAETALPARRIAQYFAPKEGGDVLVRVCEGAREIKVTKPEPKAKEDKPAQDEDDSDFDSEDEEEEETREIVWKTEKLVAELAVKGVKAGSKIEVMVHVNPDLGLQIAVREVGSQNAVRGAVNGSA; via the exons ATGGGTGACGCTGCCAACAGTGCCCCCGCTGAGGCGGAGCGCTTTGCTATCGGTATCTCGTTTGGTAACTCATGCAGTTCAATTGCCCGAATCTCGCCT GAGGGCAAGGCTGAGGTTATTGCCAACGAGGAAGGAG ATCGTCAAATTCCTTCCATCCTTTCTTACATTGACGGCGAGGAGTACCACGGCACACAAGCCAAGGCCCAGCTTGTTCGCAACTCAGCCAACACTGTTGCATACTTCCGCGATTTCGTCGGCAAGGAATTCAAGTCGATCGACCCTACTCCCTGCCACCAATCGGCCCACCCCCAGCAGCAGGACTCGACTGTCGCATTCACCATCCGCGACACCGAGAGCGAGACCCCCAACACCGTCACTGTTTCCGAGATTACCACCCGTCACTTCAAGCGTCTGAGACGCTCCGCCTCTGACTATCTCGGTAAGGATGTTAACGCCGCCGTCATCACCATCCCCACCAATTTCACCGATGCTCAGCGTGAGGCCCTTGTTGCCTCCGCCAAGGCTGCTGGTATCGACGTTCTTCAGTTGATCCACGAGCCCGTTGCCGCTGTCATGGCTTACGACGCCCGCCCCGAGGCGAATGTTGCCGACAAGCTGGTTGTCGTTGCCGACTTCGGTGGCACCCGCTCCGATGTTGCCGTTGTTGCCTCCCGCGGTGGCATGTACACTATCTTGGCCACTGCCCACGACTACGAGCTTGGCGGTGCCTCCCTGGATAAGATCATCATTGATCACTTCGCCAAGGAGTTCATGAAGAAGCACAAGACCGACCCCCGCGAGAACGCTCGTGGTCTGGCCAAGTTGAAGCTCGAGTGTGAGGCCACCCGCAAGGCCCTCAGCCTGAGCAGCAACGCCCAGCTGAGCATTGAGTCTCTGGTCGACGGTGTTGATTATGGTTCCACTATTAACCGCACCCGCTTCGAGCTTCTCGCCGGCAAGGTCTTCAGCCAGTTCACTGATCTGATCCAGCAGGTTGTCAAGAAGGCCGAGCTCGATGTTCTCGATATCGATGAGGTTATCTTCTCTGGTGGTGTTTCCCACACCCCCAAGCTCGCCAGCCTGACCAGCAACATTTTCTCTGAGAAGACCAAGATCCTAGCTCCTGCCACCTCTGTCACTGCTATTAACCCCTCCGAGTTGTCTGCCcgtggtgctgctttccagGCCTCCCTGATCCAGGAGTTCGAGCACGAGGACATTGAGCAGTCCATCCACCCTATGGTCACCGTCACCCCTCACCTGACCAAGGCCATTGGCGTTGAGTTCACCTCCCAGACCGAGGCCACCTTCCAGCCCCTCCTCGGCGCCGAGACCGCTCTCCCCGCCCGCCGCATCGCTCAGTACTTCGCCCCCAAGGAGGGTGGTGATGTTCTGGTTCGCGTGTGCGAGGGTGCCCGCGAGATCAAGGTCACCAAGCCTGagcccaaggccaaggaggaCAAGCCTGCCCAGGACGAGGACGACTCTGACTTCGAttccgaggatgaggaggaagaggagacccGCGAGATTGTCTGGAAGACCGAGAAGCTTGTCGCTGAGCTCGCCGTCAAGGGCGTCAAGGCTGGCAGCAAGATCGAGGTCATGGTCCACGTCAACCCCGATCTTGGTTTGCAGATCGCCGTCCGCGAGGTCGGCTCCCAGAACGCTGTCCGTGGCGCCGTCAACGGCTCTGCAtaa